Within Campylobacter jejuni, the genomic segment GTAAATTTAAGTCAAAATTGTTTTGAATGATTTTAAAATCATATTTGAGATTGTGCCCTATAACAAAATGATTAAAGATTACTTCTATAGCTTTTTTGGCACTTTGCAATGAGATTTGCTCACCTACTCCAAGATAATTATGAGTTAAAGGCACGTAAAAGGCTTCATTTTCATTCATGCAAAAACTAAAACCAACAATTTTTGCTTCTTTAGTATCAAGTCCTGTGGTTTCGGTATCAAAAGCAATAATACTTTCTTTATCAAGGGTATTTAAAATTTCAAAAAGTTTGTTTTCATCTTGTACTAAAGTGGCTTTAAAACCTAAATTTTTATCTTTATTATCAGGATTTTGACGCAGTTTTTTAAGCAAAGTATTAAGTTCGTAATGTTCTAAAATTTCAAGTATTTTTAAAAGAGGTTCTTCATCAGGATAAGTGGCTTTTTCTATGAGATTTTGTACTTCTAAATTGTCATACAAAGAAGCTAATTTTTTGCTTAAAAATGCATTTTCCTTACCCTCTAAAAGCAAGTTACGACTTCTTTCGTTACGTACTAGGGTTAAATTTTCATAAATTCCCTCTATGCTACCAAACTCATCAAGCAAGGTTTTAGCTCCTTTTGCACCTATACCTTTAACGCCTGGAATATTATCAGAACTATCCCCACAAAGAGCTAAAAAATCTCTGATTTGATTAGGTTTTACTCCGTATTTTCCTAAACACGCTGCTTCATCATAGTCGTTTTTAGAAATAGGACTGTAAATGCTTGTTTTACCATCTTTTATGAGTTGATAAAGATCTTTATCTTGAGTGATAATACGTACAAAAATATCTCTATTTTCACAAGTTTTTACAAAAGAAGCAATGATATCATCAGCTTCATAACCTTCCCTAGAAACGCTTATGAAACCCATTTTTTCTATCATCTTTATGCAAATTGGAATTTGTTCTAGAAGTTCAGGTGGCGGTGGAGTGCGATTTTGTTTATAGTTTGGATCAATTTCGCTACGAAAAGTTTTTCCTTTGGAATCTAATGCAAAAACAATATAATCACTTTTATATTCATTTTTTAAGCTATAAATAAAATTTGCAAAACCGCTAATCATTCCACTAGCTTGTCCTTGTGAATTTTTAAAACCTTTTAATGCGTAGTAAAGTCTGAAAAAAAATCCAAAAGTATCAATAATAGTTAAAGTTTTCATAATAATTTCTTCTTTTGATAAAATATATTTTTTGGTTATATTATTTCAAAATTTTGCTTAAAATGTCTCGAAATTTAAAGATATTTAAGCGAAAATACTTCAATTTTTAGTCATAATATCGAGTAGAGTAAAAATTTTATATGAATAATGTAAGGAAAATGTAATGACAAATCAGCAAATTGATGGAATTGCAGATAAGAATTTTAACACACCTGAAGGTAGAAAAGTTTTTAAAAAGGCAGTTTTTTCTTGCTGGTTGGGAACTGCTATGGAATATGCAGATTTTGCACTTTATGGTTTAGCAGCTGCAACAATTTTTTCAGAAGTATTTTTTCCTGAGCAAACTCCAGTAATTGCACTTTTGCTTAGTTTTGTAACTTATGGCATAGGTTTTATTGCAAGACCTATTGGGGCTTTGTTTTTTGGTCATTTAGGTGATAAACACGGAAGAAAAAATGTTATGATGGCTACAATAGCTTTAATGGGAATTTCAACTACTCTGATAGATTTTATCCCAAGTTATGCAGTGATTGGTGTTTGGGCGCCTATTTGTTTGGTTGCATTACGTTTTATGCAGGGTTTTGGCGCAGGAGCTGAACTTTCAGGTGGAACAGTTATGCTAGGAGAATATGCTCCTAGCAAGAGAAGAGGGCTTGTTTCTTCTGTGATTGCTTTAGGATCAAATAGTGGAACTTTGCTTGCGTCTTTTGTATGGCTTTTGATGGTACAAATGGATGAAGCAAGTTTTAAAGAATGGGGCTGGAGAGTTCCTTTTATGGGAAGTATTTTAATCGCTCTTTTTGCTGTATATATTCGTTTTCATGTCAAAGAAACCCCTGTTTTTGAAAAGCAAAAAAATGAAATGATGAAATTGCGTCTTAATAACGAAAAGCATATGAAAAAAGATGAAAGAAGTTTTTGGCAAAGAAGTCGTGCTTTTTGGACTATGGTGGGCTTAAGAATAGGCGAAAATGGACCTTCTTATCTTGCGCAAGGTTTTATTGTAGGTTATGTGACTAAAATTTTACTTTTAGACAAATCAGTAGCTACTACAGCAGTGATGATAGCTTCATTGGTGGGTTTTTTTGGTTATTCCTTTGGCGGGTTATTTAAGTGATAAATTTGGAAGATGTATTACTTATAGAATGTTTTGTTTGCTTTTAATGATTTATGCTTTTCCTGCTTTTATGCTTTTAGATAGTAAAAATGAAATTATTGTGATTTTAACTATTATTGTAGGTATGTCTTTAGCATCTTTAGGGATTTTTGGTGTGCAAGCGGCTTGGGGTGTGGAGCTTTTTGGGGTAAAAAACCGTTATACAAAAATGGCTTTTGCTAAGGAGCTAGGTTCTATTCTTTCAGGAGAAACAGCACTTATGGTGGCTTCTGCTTTACTTGCGTATTATGGCACTTGGTGGCCTATCGCGACATATTTTGTATTAACTGCAGGTATAGGTTTTGTGACTACATTTTTTGCGCCAGAAACTAGAGGTAGGGATTTAAATAAAATAGAAGATGCGATATGAGACTTATCTTAGACACGGACATAGGCAATGCTATTGCAGGAGCAAATACTGATGATGGTTTAGCACTTGCTTTGATTTTGTCATCTAAAGAAATCAAATTTGAAATGCTAAGCACAGTTTGCGGTAATGTTCCAAGCCTTGTTGCCTATAGTGTGGCTAAGGATTTATTTAAACGTTTAAATTTAAATATCCCCGTTTATTTGGGAGCGAATGAAGCCCTAAAAGAACCAAGTAAAGCTTGGCGTCAAAGACTTGATGAAAATGTCAAAAATTTTAAACTTGAATATCTTTGGGAAAATATAAAAAGTCCTGAAATTTTAGAAAATATAAATCCTGATGCGATTTTTAAAATGGGTGAGTTGGTGAGTAAAAATCCTAAAGAAATTTCTATTTGTGCGATAGGACCTTTGACAAATATCGCTATGGCTATGAAAATTTTTAAAGATTTTGATATAAATCTTAAAGAGCTTTTTATTATGGGAGGCAGTTTTGATATGCCTTATTACACTAAAGATACAAATTTTGGTTTTGATCCTGAGGCGGCTAGTATAGTGCTAAATTCAAGAGCTAAAATCACACTCGTGCCTTATAATGCAACCATGCAGACTTTATTAACACACGAAGATTTAAAAGAGTTGCAAGGTAAGAATATTTTATGTGACTTTATCGTTGAAACTTTAAGCGTTTGGATTGATTATGCCTCTAAAACACGTGGTGCAAAGGGAACTTGGATACATGATGCTTTAACGATAGCTTACGCATTAGATTTTAGTATTGCAGATTTTGATGAGTGTTATGCTGATGTTATTTGCGATAGTTCTTTGACAAGAGGTATGAGTTGGCGTTGTTTTAAAGAACCAAAAATGAGTATGGGGGTGGATTTAAGCACTAAAAATTGTGTTAAAATTTTAAAAAATGTAGACAATGCAAAGCTTTTAAAACTTATAAAAGAGAGGTTTTTAAAAGGAGTCTGCTATGAAAATTATGAAAGCATAACGACTTAATTTTCCAAGTAAGATAAAAAATATAGTTTTTAAAAAAGAATATTTCGCAAAACCAAGTCCCAAGGCAAAAAGATCTCCCACTAAAGGTAAAAAAGTAAAAAAAGCAAATATACTTCCAAATTTAGCAAAATTAGCATTGAAATTTTCTAATTTTTTTAAGGATTTGCTAAAGTATTTTTCTAAAATTTTTTCTTTTCCAAAATACGCTAAAGCATAAGTACTTAAACTTCCTAAGGTATTACCCAAAGTGGCTACGATAAGTACCAAATTTGGATTAAAATCAAGTTTTATAAAGCCTAAAACAAAGGCTTCGCTTGCTAAGGGTAATAGTGTGCTTGAAAGAAAACACACTATAAAAAGTCCTAAATAACTTATATCATTATATAAAAAATCAAACATAAAATTATGATTTTTGTGTATTTTTAAGCTCTAAGTCTAGATAATATCCTGTGTAAGAACGGGTTTTTTTGTGTTCTTTAGCGACTTTTTCTACACTTCCTGTGCTTATAACTTTTCCACCTTTAACTCCGCCTTCAGGCCCCATATCGATGATATAATCAGCATTTTTAATCACATCCAAATTATGTTCTATTACAAAAACCGAATTTTTAAGATCAACTAAATGTTGTAAAACTAAGATGAGTTTATTGACATCTTCAAAATGCAGTCCTGTTGTAGGCTCATCAAGTATATAAAGGGTTTTTCCTGTATCGCTACGGCTTAATTCTTTAGCAAGTTTGATTCTTTGTGCTTCACCCCCACTTAAGGTGGTGGCATTTTGTCCTAGAGTTAGATAGTCTAAACCCACTTTTACTAGAGTGTCTAATTTTTGCTTGATTTTAGGAACGGCTGTGAAAAATTCACTCGCTTCTAAAACACTCATATTTAAAATTTCGCTGATGTTTTTACCCTTATATTTGATTTCTAGCGTGGCATCGTTATAGCGTTTGCCCCCGCAAGTATCACAAACTACCATAACATCAGGTAAAAAATGCATTTCTATTTTGATTTCTCCATCTCCGCTACATTTCTCACATCTTCCACCTTTGACATTAAAAGAAAAGCGTCCTGCTTTATAACCACGCATTTTGGCTTCTTTGGTGGCGGCAAAAAGATTTCTGATTTCATCCATAGCGCCTGTATAGGTGGCAGGATTTGAACGTGGTGTGCGACCTATAGGACTTTGATCAAGATAAATGACTTTATCAAGTTTTTCAAGTCCTTCTATTTGCACTCCACCAAGTTTTTTAACTTTTTTAGCACGATTTAATTCCTCTTGTGCAAAAGGAAGTAAGGTTTGAAGTATCAAAGAACTTTTTCCAGAACCTGAAACTCCTGTTATAGCGACTAAATTTTGTAAAGGAAATTTTACGCTTAAATCTTGGATATTGTTAATATTTACATTTTTAAGTTCAAGCCATTCTTTTTGTGCTCTGTTTTGAAGTTGTGAAATTTGTTTTTTACCATTCATATAAAGTGCGGTTTCGCTTTTGCTTTTTAAGAGTTCCTTATAGGTTCCACTAAATACAACTTCACCCCCAAATTTTCCTGCTTTTGGGCCAATATCTACAATAAAATCTGCTTCTTCTATGGTCATTTTATCATGCTCTACGACAATTAGGGTATTGCCCTTTTGTTGTAAATTTCTTAAAGTTTTGATGAGTTTTGCAGTATCTCTTTCATGAAGTCCTATGCTAGGCTCATCTAAGACATACATTACCCCGCTTAAACCACTGCCAATTTGTGAAGCTATGCGGATTCTTTGTGCTTCACCTCCACTAATCGTTCTTGCATCGCGCCCTAAGGAAAGATAACCTAGCCCCACATCATACAAGAAAAACAATCTTTCGTTGATTTCTTTTAGGATAGGTTTAGAAATAAGTTTTTGTTGCTCACTTAAATAAGAAAAATTTTTCTCATCTGCAAAAAAGGCCGTACTATCTTCTATGCTCATATCTAAAATTTCACCCAAGCCTTTTTTGGCTACTTTCACGGCTAAACTTTCGGGTTTTAAACGATGCCCACCGCAGTCTTTACAAATTTTTTCACTCATATATTCGGCTAAATCTTTTTCATCTTTTAGCATTTCATAAGCCATTTTAACCACGCCTTCAAAAGTGCGTTTTAGACGATTTCTTTTCCAAAGAAATTCTATAGTTTTGGCATTACCATACAATACAAGACGTTTTTGTTCTTCGTTTAATTGCATAAAAGGTATTTTGATAGGAATTTCATTTTGTTCGCAAAAGGCGATTAGGAATTTATAATAATAACTTTTATTAAAACCATACATGATTTTAACAGCACCGTTTTCGAGGCTTAAATTTTCGTCGATGATTTTTTTCATATCTAAAGTATAACGAATTCCAAGTCCATCGCAAGCTTCACATGCTCCTTTTGGAGAATTAAAAGAAAAACTTAAAGGTTCAAGTGGAACAAAGGAAATTTTACAATCAAAACAAGCTGAATGCTCACTAAAATGATAGTGTTTATTAAGGTTTATTTCCTCATGATTTAAAACTTCTATTTCTATTTCTCCAAAGCTTTCTTGTAAGCCTTTTTCTATATCGCTTGCAAGACGAGAAAGTAAATCTTCTTGAATTTCAAGCCTATCTATGACAAGTTTGATGGTGTGTTTTTTGGTTTTGGCCAGTTCAATTTCTTCATCAAGTCTTACTAAAACTCCATCAATTTGAGCTCTTACATAGCCTTTGTTGCGTAAATTTTCAAGTAAATCTGCATAAGTTCCTTTTTTTTCTCGTATGAGTGGAGCGTAGATGATGATTTTTGCACCTTTTGGAAATTTTAAAATTTCACTGACTATATCACTTGCACTCATAGATGAGATTTTTTGTCCACATTGATGACAATGTTGAATGCCAACTCTTGCGTATAAAAGTCTTAGATAATCATAAATTTCAGTGATGGTTCCTACAGTAGAGCGTGGATTTTTAGAAGTAGTTTTTTGATCTATGGCAATGGCTGGAGTTAAACCTTCGATTTTATCGACATCAGGTTTGCCTACCTTATCTAAAAATTGTCTAGCATAAGCACTTAAACTTTCTATATAACGGCGTTGTCCTTCAGCATAAAGAGTTCCAAAAGCAAGGGTTGATTTTCCACTTCCACTCAGTCCTGTAAAAACAATGAGTTTGTTTTTGGGAATTTCAAGGTGGATATTTTTTAGGTTATTTTCTCTTGCACCAATGATTTTTATGGTATCGTTCATAGTCTTTCCTAAACATTAAATAAATTTAAGATTTTAGCATAATAATATTAAAAGAACTTGGATAAATCCAAGTTAAAAATTTATAAGATTTAGCTTATTAAGTAAAGAGTGGGTGGTTCCAAGTATTGATAAGGCATATACGCAAAGTAAAATTTTTCTATGAGCTGAAATATGCATTTTTTCTATGATTTTAATTCCTATAAAAACTCCAACCATAGAAGCTATACCTACTAGTATTCCTTTATGAATAACTTCAGAGTCTATAACTCCAGAATTTGAAAAAGATATAATACCAGAGACTGAAGCAAAAATAACAAAAAACAAGGATAAAGAAACAACTTTTTTACTATCATAGCCTAAAAAATAAGCTAAAATCGGAGCAATTAAAAGTCCGCCACCAATTCCCAAAGAAATAGCAAAAATACCAGTAAAAGCTCCAGCAATAAATAAAATGACATTCTTTACCCAAACGCTTCTTTGATTTTGCACAATGTTTTCTTTAATTCCAAAAGCATATTTGATAAAAAATATACAACTTACCGCCAAAAATACGCTAGTAAGAGCTACATCACTTAAAGCTTTTAAAAGCATTCCGCTAAAGCTTGCTCCTATGAGCCCTCCAAAACCTATCATAATACTATCTTTAAGATTTAGATTTTTTTTCTTATAATTAATATAAGAGCCAAAAACTGCTGCAAAAATCATTTGCAATACTGAAATTCCGATAGCATGGTGAGCACTTGCTCCAAGTGCGAACATAGAAGGAACGATAATCATACCTCCACCAATGCCAAAAAGTCCAGAAGCAATACCTGAAATGATTCCTATGATTAGATAAGGTAAATCTGTGATTTCCATAGCTTTTCCTAAAAAATATTAAATATTTCAAATACGGAATAATTTTATCTTATTAAGCTAAGTATTATCTTAGTTTTTTATAACAATAGAATATTTTTTTGGTAACTTTAAGCATCGTAAAAATGTTTCAAAATATTATAAAATATAAAGATTTTATAATATTTATTTTAAATTTAAAGCAAAATTTATATTTATTGATTAAAATTAATTTAGACTTTAAAAATTTTCATAAAAGTCTTAATTTTTGAAATATTTTATAAGAAAGGTAAAAGATGAGTGAAAATAATTTTTTTAGTAATTCTTTGATTTTAAAACTTACACACACTCTTTGCTCTTGGCGTTTCTAAACTTCTTTTTATCTAAATTTTTTCTTTAATATTATTTTAATTTATTTTTTAAAAAGGTTTATTATGTTTGTTAAAAATGTAAATTTTTATTACAGACAAATCCTTGAAAAATTTGAAAATTCTTATTTTGCAGAGGATTTGACTAAGGTAATTATAGGGATTGATTGTGATTATTTAGATGCTAATGAATTATCATTTAGCGAGTTTAAGGCAAAATATTATGAAGCTTTAAGCAAGAATAAAATTTGCGACTTTGCTGGATTTTTTGGAGTTTTTAGTGCAAATTTTGTATCTTTGTTTGAAAAAATTCCACTTTCTTCTAAGAAAAATTATGATTTTCCTTTATTTTTATTTGCCAATGCTAAAGCTTATTTGATTTATGAGAAAAATAGCAAGATGTTTTTTAAATTTGGCGCTTCAAAATATTTTGAATATTTAAAAGATGATATT encodes:
- a CDS encoding nucleoside hydrolase, which encodes MRLILDTDIGNAIAGANTDDGLALALILSSKEIKFEMLSTVCGNVPSLVAYSVAKDLFKRLNLNIPVYLGANEALKEPSKAWRQRLDENVKNFKLEYLWENIKSPEILENINPDAIFKMGELVSKNPKEISICAIGPLTNIAMAMKIFKDFDINLKELFIMGGSFDMPYYTKDTNFGFDPEAASIVLNSRAKITLVPYNATMQTLLTHEDLKELQGKNILCDFIVETLSVWIDYASKTRGAKGTWIHDALTIAYALDFSIADFDECYADVICDSSLTRGMSWRCFKEPKMSMGVDLSTKNCVKILKNVDNAKLLKLIKERFLKGVCYENYESITT
- a CDS encoding YqaA family protein — translated: MFDFLYNDISYLGLFIVCFLSSTLLPLASEAFVLGFIKLDFNPNLVLIVATLGNTLGSLSTYALAYFGKEKILEKYFSKSLKKLENFNANFAKFGSIFAFFTFLPLVGDLFALGLGFAKYSFLKTIFFILLGKLSRYAFIIFIADSF
- the uvrA gene encoding excinuclease ABC subunit UvrA, with the protein product MNDTIKIIGARENNLKNIHLEIPKNKLIVFTGLSGSGKSTLAFGTLYAEGQRRYIESLSAYARQFLDKVGKPDVDKIEGLTPAIAIDQKTTSKNPRSTVGTITEIYDYLRLLYARVGIQHCHQCGQKISSMSASDIVSEILKFPKGAKIIIYAPLIREKKGTYADLLENLRNKGYVRAQIDGVLVRLDEEIELAKTKKHTIKLVIDRLEIQEDLLSRLASDIEKGLQESFGEIEIEVLNHEEINLNKHYHFSEHSACFDCKISFVPLEPLSFSFNSPKGACEACDGLGIRYTLDMKKIIDENLSLENGAVKIMYGFNKSYYYKFLIAFCEQNEIPIKIPFMQLNEEQKRLVLYGNAKTIEFLWKRNRLKRTFEGVVKMAYEMLKDEKDLAEYMSEKICKDCGGHRLKPESLAVKVAKKGLGEILDMSIEDSTAFFADEKNFSYLSEQQKLISKPILKEINERLFFLYDVGLGYLSLGRDARTISGGEAQRIRIASQIGSGLSGVMYVLDEPSIGLHERDTAKLIKTLRNLQQKGNTLIVVEHDKMTIEEADFIVDIGPKAGKFGGEVVFSGTYKELLKSKSETALYMNGKKQISQLQNRAQKEWLELKNVNINNIQDLSVKFPLQNLVAITGVSGSGKSSLILQTLLPFAQEELNRAKKVKKLGGVQIEGLEKLDKVIYLDQSPIGRTPRSNPATYTGAMDEIRNLFAATKEAKMRGYKAGRFSFNVKGGRCEKCSGDGEIKIEMHFLPDVMVVCDTCGGKRYNDATLEIKYKGKNISEILNMSVLEASEFFTAVPKIKQKLDTLVKVGLDYLTLGQNATTLSGGEAQRIKLAKELSRSDTGKTLYILDEPTTGLHFEDVNKLILVLQHLVDLKNSVFVIEHNLDVIKNADYIIDMGPEGGVKGGKVISTGSVEKVAKEHKKTRSYTGYYLDLELKNTQKS
- a CDS encoding sulfite exporter TauE/SafE family protein; the protein is MEITDLPYLIIGIISGIASGLFGIGGGMIIVPSMFALGASAHHAIGISVLQMIFAAVFGSYINYKKKNLNLKDSIMIGFGGLIGASFSGMLLKALSDVALTSVFLAVSCIFFIKYAFGIKENIVQNQRSVWVKNVILFIAGAFTGIFAISLGIGGGLLIAPILAYFLGYDSKKVVSLSLFFVIFASVSGIISFSNSGVIDSEVIHKGILVGIASMVGVFIGIKIIEKMHISAHRKILLCVYALSILGTTHSLLNKLNLINF